From the genome of Amycolatopsis sp. NBC_01488, one region includes:
- a CDS encoding LppU/SCO3897 family protein — MTQTGGPQYPDPTRPVPPQAGMPGPPPQPPAAPKKSKRRQKIVLTVFLILVAGVLALVWVATRSNGENAQVGNCVTESGENSVKIVDCGTPEATLKVVARVEDKTQIEAQISACTPYPDADQVFWEGKEGDTGVVLCLAKTGK, encoded by the coding sequence ATGACCCAGACGGGTGGACCCCAGTACCCGGACCCGACCCGCCCCGTGCCGCCGCAGGCCGGGATGCCCGGCCCGCCGCCCCAGCCGCCGGCCGCGCCGAAGAAGTCGAAGCGGCGGCAGAAGATCGTGCTCACCGTGTTCCTGATCCTGGTCGCCGGGGTCCTCGCGCTGGTCTGGGTGGCCACCCGGTCCAACGGCGAGAACGCCCAGGTCGGCAACTGCGTCACCGAAAGCGGCGAGAACTCCGTGAAGATCGTCGACTGCGGGACGCCGGAGGCCACGCTCAAGGTCGTCGCCCGCGTCGAAGACAAGACCCAGATCGAGGCGCAGATCAGCGCGTGCACCCCGTACCCGGACGCCGACCAGGTGTTCTGGGAGGGCAAGGAAGGGGACACCGGCGTCGTGCTCTGCCTGGCGAAGACCGGCAAGTAA